Genomic segment of Kibdelosporangium phytohabitans:
CGCTGCTTCAAGACCAACGAGGAAGCCGCTTCGGTCTTCGGCCGGATGTCCGTGGTGCCTGTCACCAGGCAACAGATCCACGACACGGTGGCCGCGAACGCCGGCTACTCCGACTTCTGCGCGCGCAACGCGGGCGACCTGCTCGAGCACATGTCAACCAAGGACGTCGCCCGCGACCTCGACCTGCTGCGGCAAGCGGTCGGCGACAAGAAGCTGAACTACGTCGGCTTCTCCTACGGCACGCTGCTCGGCGCCACCTACGCGGCCATGTTCCCGCACAGGTCCCGCGCGATCATCCTCGACGGCAACGTCGACCCGAAGCTGCGGACGACCAACGGCCTGAAGTACGACAGCGGCCGGGCGCAGGGCTTCGAGATCGCCCTGGACGCGTTCCTCAAGCGCTGCAAGGCCGAGGGCGACAAGTGCGTGTTCAGCGGGGGCGACCCGCGGGCGAAGTTCGACGAGATCCGCACCTACCTGCACACGCGGGACATCACGGTGCCGGACTTCGGGCCGGTCGGGCTCGACCAGTTCACCGCCATGGTCGCCGGCGTCCTGTACACGTCGTCCGCGTTCAAACCGCTCGCCGAGTTCCTCCAGCAGGCCTACGACGTGCTGCACCCGCCGGTCGCACCGCAGGTCGTGCAGGGCGACCTGTCCGTGCTCAAGCAGGGCGCCAAGCGCGGCAAGTACGACACACGCGCGGGCACCCCGTTCGAGGGCGACGACTCGTACCAGGCCGTGAACTGCAGCGACAAGCCGTTCCCGCCCGTGCCGGAGCTCGTTCCGTTGCTGGCCAGGCAATGGGACCGCGAGTCGCCGACGTTCGGCCGGTTCCAGATCTTCACCGACCCGCTCGCCTGCGCCACGTGGCCGGTGAAGCACGCCGACGCGTTCCGCGGGCCGTGGGACCGCGAGACCGAGAACCCCGTCCTGGTGATCGGGAACTACTACGACCCGGCCACGCGGTACGACTTCGCCAAGCAGATGGCCCGCCAGCTCGGCAACGCCGTGCTGCTCAGCGTCGACTCGTTCGGCCACTGCATCCTCGGCGAATCGGCCTGCGCGGACAAGGCGGCGGCGAAGTACCTGATCACGCTGGAGGCGCCGAAGCCGGGCCAGGTCTGCCAGCCTGACGCACAACCGTTCTGACAAGCGCAAGACACTGTTACGCGACAGCGGCCGTCAAGTCTTTTGCCTGACGGCCGCTGATCGTTAGGCTGCGAGATCCCTCTATCTCGCGGAGGTGGCTCGTGGCCGGGACGGTGAAGCCACGCCGGCGCCAGGCCCGTGGCCAGCGGCGGATGGCGCAGCTGCTGGACGCGGCCGAGGAGGTGTTCGCCGCCGACGGGTTCCACGCCGCGACGACCAACGCGATCGCGGTCACCGCGGGCGTCTCCCCGGGCACGCTGTACCAGTTCTTCCCGAACAAGGAGTCGATGGCCACGGAGCTGGCCGACCGTTACGTCGCCGCGCTCGCCGCGGCGCACGCCCCGGACGCGCTGGTCGCCGGCGTGCCGCTGGACGACGTGATCGACAGGATGGTCGACCCGGC
This window contains:
- a CDS encoding alpha/beta hydrolase, which produces MGSGLSAPAAVAGQQQPATPPVQWGACPDDALQGVPPAERPLFSCATHAVPLDHDNPRKGNISLALMRRAAGNQAQRIGSLFLNPGGPGGSGWSLPAIGNLIFEPEVLDRFDLVGFDPRGVAQSTPLRCFKTNEEAASVFGRMSVVPVTRQQIHDTVAANAGYSDFCARNAGDLLEHMSTKDVARDLDLLRQAVGDKKLNYVGFSYGTLLGATYAAMFPHRSRAIILDGNVDPKLRTTNGLKYDSGRAQGFEIALDAFLKRCKAEGDKCVFSGGDPRAKFDEIRTYLHTRDITVPDFGPVGLDQFTAMVAGVLYTSSAFKPLAEFLQQAYDVLHPPVAPQVVQGDLSVLKQGAKRGKYDTRAGTPFEGDDSYQAVNCSDKPFPPVPELVPLLARQWDRESPTFGRFQIFTDPLACATWPVKHADAFRGPWDRETENPVLVIGNYYDPATRYDFAKQMARQLGNAVLLSVDSFGHCILGESACADKAAAKYLITLEAPKPGQVCQPDAQPF
- a CDS encoding TetR/AcrR family transcriptional regulator encodes the protein MAGTVKPRRRQARGQRRMAQLLDAAEEVFAADGFHAATTNAIAVTAGVSPGTLYQFFPNKESMATELADRYVAALAAAHAPDALVAGVPLDDVIDRMVDPAIRIAGEHRAFEAMFRAQPCDQLRAAVTGNVDRTIAARVPALDPSRRRLIATVTVRIFDALLPAILAASGRARAELTGELKRVLRAYLLDVSD